A region of the Trueperaceae bacterium genome:
GATGCCGCTCAGCAGGACGCCGCGGACGGCGAGCGAGAACAGCCTGTCGCCCGAAACTCCCTGCAACTGCGCCAGCAGAGCGAGGAGTAGCAGGACGATCGCCAGGAGGACGACCATCGCTGTGCGGCTGCCCAACATCGCCCTGAGGCGCTCGCTAGGCGCGGCCCTAAGGTCGGCCGGCAGCGACCTGCTCACGATCCCACCGCTCCGAGCCGCCCTGCCGTGATGATGGCCGCTCTCCGCTGCCCAGCGAACGGCAGAACCTGTTCCTTGTCCAAGACCACCTGATTAGCCTCCGAGATAGAGCTGACCGACTTCCGGGTTTTCGAGCAGCATCCCGCTGTCGCCCTCGACGCGGTTCTCGCCGTTGGCGAGCACGTAGCCGCGGTGGGCGAGTTCGAGCGACTTGCGGGCGTTCTGCTCGACCATAAGTATCGCTACGCCGGCCTCGTTGATGTCCTTGATCCGCTCGAAGATGGTGTCCACGAGCATCGGTGCCAGGCCTGCCGACGGCTCGTCCAGCAGGAGCAGCACCGGGTCGAGCATTAGGGCTCGGCCCATCGCCACCATCTGCCGCTCGCCGCCCGACATCTTGCCGGCCCGCTGGCGACGACGCTCCGCAAGCCGGGGGAAGAGATCGAAGACGCGCTGCTTGCGGGGGCCCAGAGGCTCGTCGAGCACGAAGGCACCCATCTCCAGGTTCTCCTCGACGGTCAGAGAGGGGAAGATGTTGTCCACCTGCGGCACCAGGCCCATGCCCTTGCGCACGATCCTGTCCGGTTCGAGCCCCGATATCTCCTCGTCGCGCAGTCTGATGCTGCCGCGCCACACCGGCAACAGGCCGAAGATCACCTTCATGACCGTCGACTTGCCCGCCCCGTTCGGCCCGATTATGGAGACGATCTCGCCCTCACCCACCTCGAGGGAGATGTCGCGGACGACCTCCATCTCGCCGTAGCCGCTCGTGACGCCTTCAACCTTCAGCAGCGGCATATTGGCCTCCCAGGTACGCTTCCAGTACGCGCGGGTCGGTCCGTACCGACTCGGGCGCTCCCTCGGCCAGCTTCGCCCCCTGGCTCATCACGATCACCGGGTCGCACAACCTCATGACCAGGCTCATGTCGTGCTCGATCAGCAGGAAGGTGATCCCGCGCTCCTCGCGGAGCTGAACGATCTTCTCGGCGATCTTCTCCATGAGGGTAGGGTTCACCCCCGCAGCAGGCTCGTCGAGCAGGATCAACGTGGGGTCGGCCATCAAGGTTCGCGCCAGCTCCAGGAGCTTCTTCTGACCGCCGGAGAGATTCGCTGCGTACTCGTGGGTGAGGTGGTCGAGCGTAACGAACTCCAGGACCTCTCGCGCCTTCTCCCTGACCTCGCGCTCCTGCTGGGCCACCAGTCCCGGGCGCACGAGGGGGTTCCACAACCGTTCGCCGGCCTGGCGGGGGGGCACCAGCATCAGGTTCTCCAGCACGGTCATGCTTCCGTGCTCGCGAGGGATCTGGAACGTGCGGCATAGCCCGTGGCGGAAGATGCGGTGAGGGGCGAGCCCGGTGATGTCCCGTCCCCGGAAATGGATCCGCCCGGAATCGGGCCTGTGGAAGCCTGTGATCAGGCCGAAGAGCGTCGTCTTGCCGGCGCCGTTGGGACCGATGAGGCCCGTTATCGTGCCCCGCCCAACGCTCAGGGTGCAGCCGTTCACAGCCCGCAACCCGCCGAAGCTCTTGACGACCTCGTCGACGCTCAGCAGCGGGCCCTCGGCCGTGGCCGGGGCTGGTCCGGGGGCGGTCTCAGTTCCGCTCGTACTCATCAAAATATCCGGCTCGAAATGTCGCTCTCACGATGCTCCTGGTAAAAGTCGTCTCTTGAGTAGTTGGGATATCGACGCCGAAGTGTAACACGAGTCGTTGACGGCCCAGAGGGAGTTCCGGGGCTCAACAGCGGCGACGTGAAGCAGGATTCGCCGGCGCCGGTGCGACCAATCCCGGAGCAGATTCTGCTGCCTCAGGCCCTTCACACTCGGTTACTCGCGTTGACACCGTTTTGGGCCGTGGCTATTATGGCCGTGCAGCAAAAACCGCTACCTGACGGCCTTCTAAGGCGTCGACCACCGTTTCCGATCAGGGGACGTTCAACACGAGGGAGGATGATGGCGTGAAGAAACTCTTCGTACTGCTCGTCGTGGCGCTCATGGGGCTGGGGATGGCTCAGGACGGGCCGATCCTGGTGGGCGTGAACCTCGAGCTTTCGGGCCGGATGGCCGTTACCGGGAACGACACGCTCTACGGCATCCAGGTCGCCCACGACGAGATAAGCGAGGTCCTGGGACGGCCGGTCGAACTGAGCGTCTGCGACAACGCCAGCACGGTGCAGGGCTCTGTCGCCTGCGCCAACAGGTTCGTGGACGAAGGGGTGGTCGGCGTCCTCGGCTCCTACTCATCGAGCCACAGCATTCCGGCCGCCGAGGTGCTGCAAGATGCCGGCATCGTGATGATCTCGACGGGGTCCACCAACCCCGCCACAACTCAGATCGGCGACTACATCTTCCGTATCCCCTACACCGACCAGTTCCAGGGGCGGGTCGCAGCGCAGTACGCATCCGAGGATGTGGGTGCCCAGCGGGTGGCCATCTTCCGCCAGCAGGACGACGATTACAGCGTGGGCCTCGCTGGTTTCTTCCAGGAGGCGTTCGAGGAGATGGGCGGCGAGACCACGGTCGTGGACTTCACGGCCAACACCGTCGACTTCTCGGCCCAGATCAGCAACCTGCGGGCATTCAACCCGGACATGATCTACTTCACCGGCTTCTGTGCCGAAGCAGCCTCGCTGGTGCCGCAGCTCCGCCGTCAGGGCTTCACCCAACCGATCCTGGGCGGCGACGCTTCCGACGACTCGCAGTGTCCCGAAGGAGGCGGCGAAGCTTTCGACGGCTTCACCTTCACCAGCTTCGGTGGGCCCGAGATCCTCGAAGGTGAAGCGGGCGAGCGTGCTGCCGAGTTCGTCGAGGCGTTCGAGCAGCAGTTCCCCGACGCCACCGTCACCGGCTTCACTCTCTCCGGCGCCGACGCCTACTACGTGCTGATGGAGGCGATCGAGCGGGCCGGGTCCACCGATCCGCAGGAGGTCCGCGACGCGCTTGCCAGCCTCGAAGGCTTCCCAGGCGTGTCCGGCGAGATCACCTACGTGGGCACCGACGGCACCCCCGCCAACCGCGTGATGGGCCTCTTCCGCTACGACGTCAGCGGTGACGACTGGGAGAAGACGGTCATCAGGGGCATCTCACTGAACTGATCGACGGTCGCGCCGAAGAGCGCTGCCGAAGAGGGAAGAACGGGGCCGCGGCATAAGCCGGCGGCCCCTAAACCATTCCCCAGCGGGTGGTAACATGCGCTTCGACGTGAAACAGAGAGAAGACTTCGGCGCCCGGGGGGGCGAC
Encoded here:
- a CDS encoding ABC transporter ATP-binding protein, with protein sequence MPLLKVEGVTSGYGEMEVVRDISLEVGEGEIVSIIGPNGAGKSTVMKVIFGLLPVWRGSIRLRDEEISGLEPDRIVRKGMGLVPQVDNIFPSLTVEENLEMGAFVLDEPLGPRKQRVFDLFPRLAERRRQRAGKMSGGERQMVAMGRALMLDPVLLLLDEPSAGLAPMLVDTIFERIKDINEAGVAILMVEQNARKSLELAHRGYVLANGENRVEGDSGMLLENPEVGQLYLGG
- a CDS encoding ABC transporter ATP-binding protein, which produces MSTSGTETAPGPAPATAEGPLLSVDEVVKSFGGLRAVNGCTLSVGRGTITGLIGPNGAGKTTLFGLITGFHRPDSGRIHFRGRDITGLAPHRIFRHGLCRTFQIPREHGSMTVLENLMLVPPRQAGERLWNPLVRPGLVAQQEREVREKAREVLEFVTLDHLTHEYAANLSGGQKKLLELARTLMADPTLILLDEPAAGVNPTLMEKIAEKIVQLREERGITFLLIEHDMSLVMRLCDPVIVMSQGAKLAEGAPESVRTDPRVLEAYLGGQYAAAEG
- a CDS encoding ABC transporter substrate-binding protein encodes the protein MKKLFVLLVVALMGLGMAQDGPILVGVNLELSGRMAVTGNDTLYGIQVAHDEISEVLGRPVELSVCDNASTVQGSVACANRFVDEGVVGVLGSYSSSHSIPAAEVLQDAGIVMISTGSTNPATTQIGDYIFRIPYTDQFQGRVAAQYASEDVGAQRVAIFRQQDDDYSVGLAGFFQEAFEEMGGETTVVDFTANTVDFSAQISNLRAFNPDMIYFTGFCAEAASLVPQLRRQGFTQPILGGDASDDSQCPEGGGEAFDGFTFTSFGGPEILEGEAGERAAEFVEAFEQQFPDATVTGFTLSGADAYYVLMEAIERAGSTDPQEVRDALASLEGFPGVSGEITYVGTDGTPANRVMGLFRYDVSGDDWEKTVIRGISLN